A genomic stretch from Pseudomonas sp. MUP55 includes:
- the lptE gene encoding LPS assembly lipoprotein LptE: MKRAYRMIAPVALALLSACSILPKPDPSDVYRLASAQPVSQGAPVSWSLRVTKPQTSEFLDSPRIAVVPNGDLISSYANSRWSDPAPVLLRNRLLDGFQRDGRVTLLSTDETNLQADYELGGQLQAFQSEYRGTAVEVVIRLDARLVRGSDQRIIASRRFEVHQPVSDTQVPGVVAGFGQAGDALNRQVVEWVVAQGDGAAKH; the protein is encoded by the coding sequence ATGAAGCGTGCTTACCGAATGATCGCCCCCGTGGCCTTGGCACTGCTGAGCGCCTGCTCGATCCTGCCCAAGCCGGACCCATCCGACGTGTACCGCCTGGCGTCCGCCCAGCCCGTCAGTCAAGGCGCACCGGTGAGCTGGTCGTTGCGCGTGACCAAGCCACAGACCAGCGAGTTTCTCGACAGCCCACGCATCGCGGTGGTGCCCAATGGCGACTTGATCAGCAGCTATGCGAACTCGCGCTGGAGCGATCCGGCGCCGGTGCTGTTGCGCAACCGCCTGCTGGACGGTTTCCAGCGCGATGGCCGAGTGACGTTGCTGAGTACCGACGAGACCAATCTGCAGGCGGACTATGAACTGGGCGGGCAGTTGCAGGCATTTCAGAGCGAGTACCGTGGCACGGCGGTGGAGGTGGTCATTCGCCTGGACGCTCGGCTGGTGCGCGGCAGCGATCAGCGCATCATCGCCAGCCGCCGGTTTGAAGTGCACCAGCCGGTGAGCGATACCCAGGTGCCAGGCGTGGTGGCTGGGTTTGGGCAGGCGGGAGATGCGTTGAACAGGCAGGTGGTGGAGTGGGTGGTCGCGCAAGGCGATGGTGCTGCTAAACACTGA
- a CDS encoding MlaD family protein, translating to METRAHHVMIGLFSVIVVVGAMLFGLWLAKSSVDSAFRDYEVVFNEAVSGLSQGSSVQYSGIKVGDVTSLRLDPKDPRRVLARIRLAGQTPIKEDTQAKLALTGITGTSIIQLSGGTPQSPELKGKDGNLPEIIASPSPIARLLNNSNDLMTSINLLLHNANQLFSRENVERLSTTLENLQQTTGAIAEQRGEIKVVMQQLMQVSKQAGGALEQTTVLMRNANGLLNDQGKQAFGSAEQAMKSLEQSTATINTLLTNNQDSVNSGMQGLNELAPAVRELRETLGSLRAISRRLEANPSGYLLGSDKNKEFTP from the coding sequence ATGGAAACCCGAGCCCATCATGTGATGATCGGATTGTTCAGCGTAATTGTGGTGGTCGGCGCGATGCTGTTCGGCCTGTGGCTGGCCAAATCCAGCGTCGACAGCGCCTTTCGCGATTACGAGGTGGTGTTCAACGAAGCGGTCAGCGGCCTGTCCCAGGGCAGTTCGGTGCAGTACAGCGGGATCAAGGTGGGCGATGTCACCAGCCTGCGCCTGGACCCCAAGGACCCACGCCGCGTGCTGGCGCGCATCCGCCTGGCCGGGCAAACACCGATCAAGGAAGACACCCAGGCCAAGCTGGCACTGACCGGCATCACCGGCACCTCGATCATCCAGCTCAGCGGCGGCACCCCGCAAAGCCCCGAACTCAAGGGCAAGGACGGCAACCTGCCGGAAATCATCGCGTCGCCATCGCCTATCGCGCGCCTGCTCAATAACAGCAACGACCTGATGACCAGCATCAACCTGCTGCTGCACAACGCCAACCAGCTGTTCTCCCGAGAAAACGTCGAACGCTTGAGCACCACTCTGGAAAATCTGCAGCAAACCACCGGCGCGATCGCAGAACAGCGCGGCGAGATCAAAGTGGTGATGCAGCAATTGATGCAGGTGAGCAAACAGGCTGGCGGCGCGTTGGAACAGACCACCGTGCTGATGCGCAACGCCAATGGTCTGCTCAACGATCAGGGCAAGCAGGCGTTCGGCAGTGCGGAGCAGGCGATGAAGTCTCTTGAGCAAAGCACCGCCACCATCAACACCTTGCTGACCAACAACCAGGATTCAGTGAACAGTGGCATGCAGGGCCTCAACGAGCTGGCGCCGGCCGTGCGCGAACTGCGCGAAACCCTCGGTTCGCTGCGCGCCATCTCGCGCCGCCTGGAAGCCAACCCCAGCGGTTACCTGCTGGGCAGTGACAAGAACAAGGAGTTCACGCCATGA
- a CDS encoding ABC transporter ATP-binding protein, giving the protein MSRLHRAPTEAVIEVRGLCNRFGSQSVHENLDLDLYKGEILAVVGGSGSGKSVLLRSIVGLRRPSEGQVRVFGKNLPSLPEHERSLVERRFGVLFQKGALFSSLTVTENVALPLIEHGGLSRADAEHLAAVKLALAGLPLSAADKYPASLSGGMIKRAALARALALDPDILFLDEPTAGLDPIGAAQFDQLILTLRDALGLSVFLVTHDLDTLYTITDRVAVLAQKKVLVADAIDVVSETDDAWIHEYFHGPRGRAALDAAQSLNEV; this is encoded by the coding sequence GTGAGTCGTCTGCATCGAGCGCCCACTGAGGCGGTGATCGAGGTTCGCGGGCTGTGCAACCGCTTTGGCAGCCAGAGCGTGCATGAAAACCTCGACCTGGATTTGTACAAGGGTGAAATCCTCGCGGTGGTCGGTGGCTCCGGCAGCGGCAAGTCGGTGCTGCTGCGCAGCATCGTCGGCTTGCGGCGCCCCAGCGAAGGGCAAGTGCGGGTGTTCGGCAAGAACCTGCCGAGCCTGCCCGAGCATGAACGTTCGCTGGTGGAACGCCGCTTCGGCGTGCTGTTCCAGAAGGGCGCGCTGTTTTCCTCGCTGACCGTCACCGAGAACGTCGCCTTGCCGTTGATCGAGCACGGCGGGCTCAGCCGCGCCGATGCCGAGCATTTGGCGGCGGTCAAACTGGCCCTGGCCGGGTTGCCGTTGTCGGCGGCCGACAAGTACCCGGCGTCACTGTCCGGCGGCATGATCAAGCGCGCCGCCCTGGCGCGCGCGCTGGCCCTGGACCCGGACATCCTGTTTCTCGACGAACCCACCGCCGGCCTCGACCCGATTGGCGCGGCGCAATTCGACCAACTGATCCTGACCCTGCGCGATGCGTTGGGCCTGAGCGTGTTCCTGGTTACCCACGACCTCGACACGCTGTACACCATCACCGACCGCGTGGCGGTGCTGGCGCAAAAGAAAGTGCTGGTGGCCGATGCCATCGATGTCGTCTCGGAAACCGACGACGCCTGGATTCACGAATATTTCCACGGCCCCCGAGGCCGCGCGGCATTGGATGCCGCTCAATCGCTCAACGAGGTATGA
- a CDS encoding ABC transporter permease: MTSRTTAGAAQLDTSSTPPLLLITGDWTLAHYAHLKKLSNTLDGQYDAGARIDLNGLGALDTAGASLLVELLGPERIEQSAEQTDCSLSAADRALLKTVYRSLNDFCVPLKEPEEGAGIQLLARIGRAVDTVWQDGMKLLGFIGLILETFVRGVFRPKRWRLTPMVAHIEQTGLDAAPIVALLTFLVGAVVAFLGATVLKSFGATIFTVDLVAFSFLREFGVLLTAILIAGRTASAFTAQIGSMKANEEIDAIRTLGLDPMELLVLPRVLALLVALPMLTFLAMLSGIIGGGVVCAVALDISPAMFLSLLQSDIGVQHFLVGMVKAPIFAFLIAAIGCLEGFKVSGSAESVGAHTTSSVVQSIFVVIVLDAVAAMFFMEMGW; encoded by the coding sequence ATGACCTCTCGCACGACAGCCGGCGCGGCCCAACTCGATACGTCCAGCACACCGCCGTTGCTCCTGATTACCGGTGACTGGACGCTTGCCCATTACGCCCACCTGAAGAAGCTGTCGAACACCCTCGACGGCCAGTACGACGCCGGCGCGCGCATCGACCTCAACGGCCTCGGCGCTTTGGATACGGCCGGTGCTTCGCTGCTGGTGGAGCTGCTGGGGCCCGAACGTATCGAGCAGTCCGCCGAGCAGACTGATTGCAGCCTGTCCGCCGCCGACCGGGCGTTGCTCAAAACGGTCTACCGTTCGCTCAACGATTTCTGCGTACCGCTCAAGGAACCGGAAGAAGGCGCGGGCATTCAATTGTTGGCGCGCATCGGCCGCGCGGTGGACACGGTCTGGCAAGACGGGATGAAACTGCTGGGCTTCATTGGCCTGATCCTCGAAACCTTCGTGCGCGGCGTCTTTCGGCCCAAACGCTGGCGCCTCACGCCGATGGTCGCGCATATCGAACAGACCGGCCTCGACGCAGCGCCTATCGTCGCGCTGCTGACCTTTCTGGTGGGCGCCGTGGTGGCTTTCCTCGGCGCCACCGTGCTCAAGAGCTTCGGCGCGACAATATTCACCGTGGACCTGGTGGCGTTTTCATTCCTGCGGGAATTTGGCGTGTTGCTCACCGCCATCCTGATCGCCGGTCGCACGGCCAGTGCCTTTACCGCACAAATCGGCTCGATGAAGGCCAACGAGGAAATCGACGCCATCCGTACCCTGGGCCTGGACCCGATGGAGCTGCTGGTGCTGCCGCGGGTGCTGGCGCTACTGGTGGCCTTGCCGATGCTGACGTTCCTGGCGATGCTCTCGGGGATTATCGGCGGCGGCGTGGTGTGTGCGGTGGCCCTGGATATTTCGCCGGCGATGTTCCTGTCGCTGCTGCAATCGGACATCGGCGTGCAGCATTTCCTGGTGGGCATGGTGAAAGCGCCGATCTTCGCATTCCTGATCGCCGCGATTGGCTGCCTGGAAGGGTTCAAGGTCAGCGGCAGTGCCGAATCAGTCGGCGCGCATACCACCTCCAGCGTGGTGCAATCGATTTTCGTGGTGATCGTGCTGGACGCGGTCGCGGCCATGTTTTTCATGGAGATGGGCTGGTGA
- a CDS encoding DUF5924 family protein, producing the protein MPNLPPLIQRVIELIKRYPGVIALGGFISGVGSFILVDRQQGMASWIAVIMLVSWLWLMLENSFTQLFTRLFNREIPEPLLRYATQMIHQESLFFVLPFFFVTTAWNSGQSVFTGLLGAAALVSIIDPLYYKWLAPKRSLFLALHTLTLFAALLTALPIILHLTTAESYKLALGVAMALSIPSLAVSLPLRSVKGWAMLLGVTAAIGCAGWLLRSWVPPATLWMTEVAISTQLQDRTPGDDLKQVSAAQLRSGGLYAYTAINAPRGLDERIYHVWKFNGKEVDRIALDIHGGRKEGYRAWTHKQNFPPDSVGRWQVRVLTEDGQVIGVLRFNVTDSAQTDNPK; encoded by the coding sequence ATGCCGAATTTGCCGCCCCTTATCCAGCGCGTTATAGAACTGATCAAGCGCTACCCAGGGGTGATCGCGCTCGGCGGCTTCATATCGGGGGTGGGCAGTTTCATCCTCGTGGACCGCCAGCAGGGCATGGCCAGCTGGATCGCCGTGATCATGCTGGTGAGCTGGCTGTGGCTGATGCTGGAAAACAGCTTCACCCAGCTTTTCACCAGGCTTTTCAACCGCGAAATACCGGAACCGCTACTGCGCTATGCCACGCAGATGATCCACCAGGAAAGCCTGTTCTTCGTGCTGCCGTTCTTTTTCGTCACCACGGCCTGGAACAGCGGCCAATCGGTGTTCACCGGCCTGCTCGGTGCGGCGGCGCTGGTTTCGATCATCGACCCGCTGTACTACAAGTGGCTGGCGCCCAAGCGGTCACTGTTCCTCGCCCTGCACACGCTGACGTTATTCGCCGCATTGCTGACCGCTCTGCCGATCATCCTGCACCTGACCACTGCCGAAAGTTACAAGCTGGCCCTGGGCGTCGCCATGGCTCTGTCGATCCCAAGCCTGGCCGTCAGCCTGCCGCTGCGCAGCGTCAAGGGCTGGGCGATGTTGCTGGGAGTCACAGCAGCCATTGGCTGCGCCGGCTGGCTGCTGCGCAGCTGGGTGCCGCCTGCCACCCTGTGGATGACCGAAGTGGCCATCAGCACCCAACTCCAGGACCGCACACCGGGCGACGACCTCAAGCAGGTCAGCGCCGCCCAACTGCGCAGCGGCGGGCTGTACGCCTACACCGCCATCAACGCCCCTCGCGGCCTGGATGAACGGATCTATCACGTGTGGAAATTCAACGGCAAGGAAGTCGACCGCATTGCCCTGGATATCCATGGCGGCCGCAAGGAAGGCTATCGCGCCTGGACCCACAAGCAGAACTTCCCGCCGGATTCGGTAGGCCGCTGGCAAGTGCGGGTGCTGACCGAAGACGGGCAAGTCATTGGCGTGCTGCGCTTCAACGTCACCGACTCAGCACAAACGGACAACCCCAAGTAA